A DNA window from Pseudomonas tohonis contains the following coding sequences:
- a CDS encoding EAL domain-containing protein: MTATPNEAQIDLPGGDSRALSQHFATDLAVERTRLLYQGSQTPTLFMLLNGLACAYLLWEPANGLLLGGWLVWLVLLAVLRLTQVAAFKAALPSRQAQPQWHHTFLLGAAASGLTLAFPVIFLVPGDAFLQQALVYGLIAAAILSASVAYAVSLQAFLTFALPCLVPTVSWLLASGEPLQRGWGLLSLILLAALMVVAWQVNRLVQRSLIQRFHNQALIDNLEHAKVRAEGLNSELAREVEQRRRAERELRAAHNDLEIRVAQRTLELADASHALAKSEARLALALEASELGLWDWNLETDEVHHSHLREIFGIEMDDVTRVLSDLKPRLHPDDLPLLRRALVDHLKGRSDGYAIDYRVRHSDGRWLWVEDRGRVVERDEQGKVLRMLGTRRDVTERKQAEEQQRLSAMVFEAASEGIVILDPEYRLLAVNQAFSEVTGYRRDEVLGRTVVEINSTRESRRQYHLIRQELEQSGSWQGELVDTRKNGELYPQWLQLNVVRDARGNASHIVGFFADLSARRDAEERLRYLSHYDELTGLANRTLFKDRLHEASQRARQSGRGLALLHIDLDRFKVLNDSLGHEVADQLLRQMSRRLAQAAPEADTIARLSGDEFAVILDSYGSLSSLARTASRLLTKLRTPMTVGGEELVVSASLGISLLPDNAREISTLISQANMAMQHAKHLGGNTFQFFTDNLQACTLERLQMETQLRKAIEEGQLEVFYQPKLCLADDSLNAAEALVRWRHPQLGLVPPGDFIGLAEETGLIAPIGEFVLRQACLQAREWQRQGLADIRVSVNLSGHQLRQGNLTSLVRQVLDETGLSPRLLELELTESHLLENVEHVIATFRQLRELGVKLAIDDFGTGYSSLSYLKRFPVDYVKIDQTFIRDLSSGGEDAAITRAIIAMAHGLELKVVAEGVETQAQMDFLKTQGCDEIQGYLISPPVEAPVFAALLKEQATALWR, translated from the coding sequence ATGACCGCGACACCCAACGAAGCCCAGATCGACCTGCCCGGCGGCGACAGCCGCGCCCTCAGCCAGCACTTCGCAACGGACCTGGCCGTGGAGCGCACGCGCCTGCTCTATCAGGGCTCGCAAACCCCCACTCTATTCATGCTGCTCAACGGCCTGGCCTGCGCCTACCTGCTGTGGGAGCCCGCCAACGGCCTGCTGCTGGGCGGCTGGCTGGTGTGGCTGGTGCTGCTGGCGGTGCTGCGCCTGACCCAGGTGGCCGCCTTCAAGGCCGCGCTGCCCTCGCGTCAGGCCCAGCCCCAGTGGCACCACACTTTCCTTCTCGGTGCCGCCGCCTCCGGCCTGACCCTGGCCTTCCCGGTGATCTTCCTGGTGCCGGGCGATGCCTTCCTGCAGCAGGCGCTGGTCTATGGCCTGATCGCCGCCGCCATCCTCTCCGCCAGCGTCGCCTATGCGGTGAGCCTGCAGGCCTTCCTCACCTTCGCCCTGCCGTGCCTGGTGCCCACCGTGTCCTGGCTGCTGGCCAGCGGCGAGCCGTTGCAGCGTGGCTGGGGCCTGCTCAGCCTGATCCTCCTGGCCGCGCTGATGGTGGTGGCCTGGCAGGTCAACCGCCTGGTGCAGCGCAGCCTGATCCAGCGCTTCCACAACCAGGCGCTGATCGACAACCTGGAGCATGCCAAGGTCCGCGCCGAGGGGCTCAACAGCGAGCTGGCGCGGGAAGTGGAGCAGCGCCGGCGCGCCGAGCGCGAGCTGCGCGCCGCCCACAACGACCTGGAGATCCGCGTCGCCCAGCGCACCCTGGAACTGGCCGACGCCAGCCACGCCCTGGCCAAGAGCGAGGCGCGCCTGGCCCTGGCCCTGGAGGCCAGCGAGCTGGGGCTGTGGGACTGGAACCTGGAGACCGACGAGGTGCACCACTCGCACCTGCGGGAGATCTTCGGCATCGAGATGGACGACGTCACCCGCGTGCTCAGCGACCTCAAGCCGCGCCTGCACCCGGACGACCTGCCGCTGCTGCGCCGGGCCCTGGTCGACCACCTCAAGGGCCGCAGCGACGGCTACGCCATCGACTACCGGGTGCGCCACAGCGACGGCCGCTGGCTCTGGGTCGAGGACCGCGGCCGCGTGGTGGAGCGTGACGAGCAGGGCAAGGTGCTGCGCATGCTCGGCACCCGCCGCGACGTCACCGAGCGCAAGCAGGCCGAGGAGCAGCAGCGCCTCTCGGCCATGGTCTTCGAGGCGGCCAGCGAGGGCATCGTCATCCTCGACCCGGAATACCGACTGCTGGCGGTCAACCAGGCCTTCAGCGAAGTCACCGGCTACCGCCGCGACGAGGTGCTCGGCCGCACGGTGGTGGAAATCAACAGCACCCGCGAGAGCCGCCGCCAGTACCACCTGATCCGCCAGGAGCTGGAGCAGAGCGGCAGCTGGCAGGGCGAACTGGTGGACACCCGCAAGAACGGCGAGCTCTACCCGCAGTGGCTGCAGCTCAACGTGGTGCGCGACGCCCGGGGCAACGCCAGCCACATCGTCGGCTTCTTCGCCGACCTCTCCGCACGCCGCGATGCCGAGGAGCGCCTGCGCTACCTCTCGCACTACGACGAACTCACCGGCCTGGCCAACCGCACCCTGTTCAAGGACCGCCTGCACGAGGCCAGCCAGCGCGCGCGCCAGAGCGGCCGCGGCCTGGCCCTGCTGCACATCGACCTGGATCGCTTCAAGGTGCTCAACGACAGCCTCGGCCATGAAGTGGCCGACCAGCTGCTGCGGCAGATGAGCCGGCGCCTGGCCCAGGCCGCGCCCGAGGCGGACACCATCGCCCGGCTGTCCGGCGACGAATTCGCGGTGATTCTCGACTCCTACGGCAGCCTCTCCAGCCTGGCGCGCACCGCCAGCCGCCTGCTGACCAAGCTGCGCACGCCGATGACGGTGGGCGGCGAGGAACTGGTGGTCAGCGCCTCCCTGGGCATCAGCCTGCTGCCGGACAACGCCCGCGAGATCTCCACCCTGATCAGCCAGGCCAACATGGCCATGCAGCACGCCAAGCACCTGGGCGGCAACACCTTCCAGTTCTTCACCGACAACCTCCAGGCCTGCACCCTCGAACGCCTGCAGATGGAGACCCAGCTGCGCAAGGCCATCGAGGAAGGCCAGCTGGAGGTCTTCTATCAGCCCAAGCTGTGCCTGGCCGACGACAGCCTCAACGCCGCCGAGGCGCTGGTGCGCTGGCGCCATCCGCAACTGGGGCTGGTGCCGCCGGGGGACTTCATCGGCCTGGCCGAGGAAACCGGGCTGATCGCGCCCATCGGCGAGTTCGTGCTGCGCCAGGCCTGCCTGCAAGCGCGCGAGTGGCAGCGCCAGGGGCTGGCGGACATCCGCGTCTCGGTGAACCTCTCCGGCCACCAGCTGCGCCAGGGCAACCTCACCAGCCTGGTGCGCCAGGTGCTCGACGAGACCGGCCTGTCGCCGCGGCTGCTGGAGCTGGAGCTGACCGAGAGCCACCTGCTGGAGAACGTCGAGCACGTCATCGCCACCTTCCGCCAGCTGCGCGAGCTGGGGGTGAAGCTGGCGATCGACGACTTCGGCACCGGCTACTCGTCCCTGAGCTACCTCAAGCGCTTCCCGGTGGACTACGTGAAGATCGACCAGACCTTCATCCGCGACCTGTCCTCCGGGGGCGAGGACGCCGCCATCACCCGCGCCATCATCGCCATGGCCCACGGCCTGGAACTCAAAGTGGTGGCCGAGGGCGTGGAGACCCAGGCGCAGATGGACTTCCTCAAGACCCAGGGCTGCGACGAGATCCAGGGCTACCTGATCAGCCCGCCGGTGGAGGCGCCGGTGTTCGCCGCGCTGCTCAAGGAGCAGGCGACGGCGCTGTGGCGCTGA
- a CDS encoding cation:proton antiporter, whose translation MHAISFIQDMAVIMLVAGLVTILCHRFKQPVVLGYIIAGFLIGPHTPPFALIHEEETIKILAELGVIFLMFCLGLEFSLRKLFKVGATAFIAAFLEIVLMIWIGYEIGSFFGWSTMDSLFLGAILAISSTTIIIKALSDLKMKNERFAQLIFGVLIVEDILGIGIIALLSGIALSGSVETGQVFATVGKLSLFMVVALVIGILLVPRLLAYVAKFESNEMLLVTVLGLCFGFCLLVVKLEYSMVLGAFLIGAIIAESRQLAQIERLVEPVRDMFSAIFFVAIGLMIDPAILLEYAWPIAVITVAVVLGKMVSCGIGAFIAGNDGRTSLRVGMGLSQIGEFSFIIAALGMTLQVTSDFLYPVAVAVSAITTLLTPYLIRAADPLSQTLAGIVPARIARVFNLYGDWLRSIQPQGQGAVLAGMIRKILLQVGVNIALVVAIFLSGAYFAGTLGEHLSDWVAQQNLQKAMVWGAALLLSLPFLIAAYRKLKALSMLLAEMGVTPEKAGRHTARVRKVIAEVIPALSLGVIMLLLMALSASILPTLELLLLIALLAAGVIALMWRWLIRVHSRMQIALLETLEQSRDQGHH comes from the coding sequence ATGCATGCCATAAGTTTCATCCAGGACATGGCGGTGATCATGCTGGTGGCCGGCCTGGTCACCATCCTCTGCCACCGCTTCAAGCAGCCGGTCGTGCTGGGCTACATTATCGCCGGCTTCCTCATCGGCCCGCACACGCCGCCCTTCGCCCTGATCCACGAGGAAGAGACGATCAAGATCCTCGCCGAGCTGGGGGTGATCTTCCTGATGTTCTGCCTGGGCCTGGAGTTCAGCCTGCGCAAGCTGTTCAAGGTGGGCGCCACGGCCTTCATCGCCGCCTTCCTGGAAATCGTGCTGATGATCTGGATCGGCTACGAGATCGGCAGCTTCTTCGGCTGGAGCACCATGGATTCGCTGTTCCTCGGCGCCATCCTGGCCATTTCCTCGACCACCATCATCATCAAGGCGCTGAGCGACCTGAAGATGAAGAACGAGCGCTTCGCCCAGCTGATCTTCGGCGTGCTGATCGTGGAGGACATCCTCGGCATCGGCATCATCGCGCTGCTTTCGGGCATCGCCCTGTCCGGCTCGGTGGAGACCGGCCAGGTGTTCGCCACGGTGGGCAAGCTCAGCCTGTTCATGGTCGTCGCGCTGGTCATCGGCATCCTGCTGGTGCCGCGCCTGCTGGCCTACGTGGCGAAGTTCGAGAGCAACGAGATGCTGCTGGTGACGGTGCTGGGGCTGTGCTTCGGCTTCTGCCTGCTGGTGGTGAAGCTGGAATACAGCATGGTGCTGGGCGCCTTCCTGATCGGCGCGATCATCGCCGAGTCGCGCCAGCTGGCGCAGATCGAGCGCCTGGTGGAGCCGGTGCGCGACATGTTCAGCGCCATCTTCTTCGTCGCCATCGGCCTGATGATCGACCCGGCGATCCTGCTGGAATACGCCTGGCCCATCGCGGTGATCACCGTCGCCGTGGTGCTGGGCAAGATGGTTTCCTGCGGCATCGGCGCGTTCATCGCCGGCAATGACGGGCGCACCTCGCTGCGCGTCGGCATGGGCCTTTCGCAGATCGGCGAGTTCTCCTTCATCATCGCCGCGCTGGGCATGACCCTGCAGGTCACCAGCGACTTCCTCTACCCGGTGGCGGTGGCGGTCTCGGCCATCACCACGCTGCTCACGCCCTACCTGATCCGCGCAGCCGACCCGCTGTCGCAGACGCTCGCCGGCATCGTGCCGGCGCGCATCGCGCGGGTGTTCAACCTCTATGGCGACTGGCTGCGCAGCATCCAGCCCCAGGGGCAGGGCGCGGTGCTGGCGGGGATGATCCGCAAGATCCTCCTGCAGGTGGGGGTGAACATCGCGCTGGTGGTGGCGATCTTCCTTTCCGGCGCCTATTTCGCCGGCACCCTGGGCGAGCACCTGAGCGACTGGGTGGCCCAGCAGAACCTGCAGAAGGCCATGGTCTGGGGCGCCGCGCTACTGCTGTCGCTGCCTTTCCTGATCGCCGCGTACCGCAAGCTCAAGGCGCTGTCGATGCTGCTGGCGGAGATGGGCGTGACGCCGGAGAAGGCCGGGCGGCATACCGCGCGGGTGCGCAAGGTGATCGCCGAGGTGATCCCGGCGCTGTCGCTGGGGGTGATCATGCTGCTGCTCATGGCGCTGTCGGCGAGTATCCTGCCGACCCTGGAGCTGCTGCTGCTGATCGCGCTGCTGGCGGCCGGGGTCATCGCGCTGATGTGGCGCTGGCTGATCCGCGTGCACTCGCGCATGCAGATCGCGCTGCTGGAGACCCTGGAGCAGAGCCGCGACCAGGGCCACCACTGA
- the uvrD gene encoding DNA helicase II, whose protein sequence is MHDDLSLLLNSLNDAQRQAVAASLGRQLVLAGAGSGKTRVLVHRIAWLIQVEQASPHSILSVTFTNKAAAEMRHRIEQLLGINPAGMWVGTFHGLAHRLLRAHWQEAGLAENFQILDSDDQQRLVKRVIRELGLDEQRWPARQAQWFINGQKDEGLRPQHIQAGGDLFLGTMLKIYEAYEAACARTGVIDFSELLLRALDLWRDKPGLLAHYQRRFRHILVDEFQDTNAVQYAWLRLLAQGGDSLMVVGDDDQSIYGWRGARIENIQQFSSDFADAETIRLEQNYRSTAGILKAANALIANNQGRLGKELWTEGEDGEPLGLYAAFNEHDEARYVVESIESALKDGMARSEIAILYRSNAQSRVLEEALLREKIPYRIYGGQRFFERAEIKNAMAYLRLLDGRGNDAALERVINVPARGIGEKTVESIREFARAQDVSMWEAIRLLLANKGLPGRAAGALAVFIELIENLAAKVMEMPLHLMTQTVIEQTGLITYHKEEKGEKGQARVENLEELVSAARAFENGEDDVELTPLQAFLSHASLEAGDTQADAFEDSVQLMTLHSAKGLEFPLVFLVGMEEGLFPHKMSLEESGRLEEERRLAYVGVTRAMQRLVLTYAETRRLYGSETYNKVSRFVREIPPQLIREVRLGNSISRPVAGGARSGGSMFSGAEIPQTDFNLGQRVQHALFGEGTILNFEGSGAQARVQVKFESEGSKWLMLAYAKLQAL, encoded by the coding sequence ATGCATGACGATCTCTCTCTCCTCCTGAACTCCCTGAACGATGCCCAACGCCAGGCTGTAGCCGCCTCGCTGGGGCGTCAACTGGTCCTCGCCGGTGCCGGCTCGGGCAAGACCCGCGTGCTGGTGCACCGCATCGCCTGGCTGATCCAGGTGGAGCAGGCTTCGCCGCACTCGATCCTGTCGGTGACCTTCACCAACAAGGCCGCCGCCGAGATGCGCCACCGCATCGAGCAGCTCCTGGGTATCAACCCGGCGGGCATGTGGGTCGGCACCTTCCACGGCCTGGCCCACCGCCTGCTGCGCGCGCACTGGCAGGAAGCCGGCCTGGCCGAGAACTTCCAGATCCTCGACAGCGACGACCAGCAGCGCCTGGTCAAGCGGGTGATCCGCGAGCTGGGCCTGGACGAGCAGCGCTGGCCGGCACGCCAGGCGCAGTGGTTCATCAACGGGCAGAAGGACGAAGGCCTGCGCCCGCAGCACATCCAGGCCGGAGGCGACCTGTTCCTCGGCACCATGCTGAAGATCTACGAAGCCTACGAGGCCGCCTGCGCGCGCACCGGGGTCATCGACTTCTCCGAACTGCTGCTGCGCGCCCTCGACCTGTGGCGCGACAAGCCCGGCCTGCTGGCCCACTACCAGCGGCGCTTCCGCCACATCCTGGTGGACGAGTTCCAGGACACCAACGCCGTGCAGTACGCCTGGCTGCGCCTGCTCGCCCAGGGCGGCGACAGCCTCATGGTGGTGGGCGACGACGACCAGTCGATCTACGGCTGGCGCGGCGCGCGCATCGAGAACATCCAGCAGTTCTCCAGCGACTTCGCCGACGCCGAGACCATCCGCCTGGAGCAGAACTACCGCTCCACCGCCGGCATCCTCAAGGCCGCCAACGCCCTGATCGCCAACAACCAGGGGCGCCTGGGCAAGGAGCTGTGGACAGAAGGCGAGGACGGCGAGCCGCTGGGCCTGTACGCCGCCTTCAACGAGCACGACGAAGCCCGCTACGTGGTGGAGAGCATCGAGAGCGCGCTGAAGGACGGCATGGCACGCAGCGAGATCGCCATCCTCTACCGCTCCAACGCCCAGTCGCGGGTGCTGGAGGAGGCGCTGCTGCGGGAGAAGATCCCCTACCGCATCTATGGCGGCCAGCGCTTCTTCGAGCGCGCCGAGATCAAGAACGCCATGGCCTACCTGCGCCTGCTCGACGGCCGTGGCAACGACGCCGCCCTGGAGCGGGTGATCAACGTCCCCGCCCGGGGCATCGGCGAGAAGACCGTGGAAAGCATCCGCGAATTCGCCCGCGCCCAGGACGTCTCCATGTGGGAGGCGATCCGCCTGCTGCTGGCCAACAAGGGCCTGCCGGGCCGCGCCGCCGGTGCCCTGGCGGTGTTCATCGAGCTGATCGAGAACCTCGCCGCCAAGGTCATGGAGATGCCCCTGCACCTGATGACCCAGACCGTCATCGAGCAGACCGGGCTGATCACCTACCACAAGGAAGAGAAAGGCGAGAAAGGCCAGGCCCGGGTGGAGAACCTCGAGGAACTGGTCAGCGCCGCCCGCGCCTTCGAGAACGGCGAGGACGACGTCGAACTCACCCCGCTGCAGGCCTTCCTCAGCCATGCCTCGCTGGAGGCCGGCGATACCCAGGCCGATGCCTTCGAGGACAGCGTGCAGCTGATGACCCTGCACAGCGCCAAGGGCCTGGAGTTCCCCCTGGTGTTCCTGGTGGGCATGGAAGAAGGCCTGTTCCCGCACAAGATGAGCCTGGAGGAGTCCGGCCGCCTGGAAGAGGAGCGCCGCCTGGCCTACGTCGGCGTCACCCGCGCCATGCAGCGCCTGGTGCTGACCTACGCGGAAACCCGCCGCCTCTATGGCAGCGAGACCTACAACAAGGTTTCGCGCTTCGTCCGCGAGATTCCCCCGCAACTGATCCGCGAGGTGCGCCTTGGCAACAGCATCAGCCGCCCGGTGGCCGGCGGTGCGCGCAGCGGCGGCTCGATGTTCTCCGGCGCGGAGATCCCGCAGACCGACTTCAACCTCGGCCAGCGGGTGCAGCACGCGCTGTTCGGCGAAGGCACCATCCTCAACTTCGAGGGCTCCGGCGCCCAGGCGCGGGTGCAGGTGAAGTTCGAAAGCGAAGGCAGCAAGTGGCTGATGCTCGCCTACGCCAAGCTCCAGGCCCTCTGA
- a CDS encoding GntR family transcriptional regulator, translated as MADNLQEQLYLRLREGLLAGRFQPGERLKIRDLAAEWGTSPMPVRAALQRLVAEGALEGEPQRSLRVPLMTRERFQQIFLVRLSLEGLAVETATPRLTGEDIEQLRRCVENMERALERRDVQGYLDDNSLFHMTLYRACANPTLLRMIESLWLQVGPFFNQLFTEADLSLRLNDFHEDAFAAVLAGDAKGARAAIEQDMTYFGNFLMNLLELETAHARSGG; from the coding sequence ATGGCCGACAACCTGCAGGAACAGCTTTACCTACGACTACGTGAAGGCTTGCTGGCAGGGCGTTTCCAGCCCGGCGAGCGCCTCAAGATCCGCGACCTCGCCGCCGAATGGGGCACCAGCCCGATGCCGGTCCGTGCGGCGTTGCAGCGCCTGGTGGCCGAGGGTGCCCTGGAAGGCGAGCCGCAGCGCTCGCTGCGGGTGCCGCTCATGACCCGCGAACGCTTCCAGCAGATCTTCCTGGTGCGCCTGTCCCTGGAGGGACTGGCCGTGGAGACCGCCACGCCACGGCTCACCGGGGAGGACATCGAGCAGCTGCGACGCTGCGTCGAGAACATGGAGCGGGCCCTGGAGCGGCGCGACGTGCAGGGCTACCTGGACGACAACAGCCTGTTCCACATGACGCTCTACCGCGCCTGCGCCAACCCCACGCTGCTGCGCATGATCGAGTCGCTGTGGCTGCAGGTCGGCCCCTTCTTCAACCAGCTGTTCACCGAGGCCGACCTGTCCCTGCGCCTCAACGATTTCCACGAGGACGCCTTCGCGGCGGTGCTCGCCGGCGACGCCAAGGGCGCGCGGGCGGCGATCGAGCAGGACATGACCTATTTCGGCAACTTCCTGATGAACCTGCTGGAGCTGGAGACCGCCCACGCCAGGAGCGGGGGCTGA
- a CDS encoding GNAT family N-acetyltransferase — protein sequence MPITWTCSHHSELDKQALYDILALRTQVFVVEQKCPYLEVDGLDLVGDSCHLMARDGDALVAYLRLLDPQRNEGEVVIGRVVIAEAARGTGLGHQLMERALEDCQRRWPGLPVYLSAQAHLQKYYGRYGFVPVTEVYLEDDIPHVGMRKAAV from the coding sequence ATGCCGATCACCTGGACCTGCAGCCACCACAGCGAACTCGACAAACAGGCGCTCTACGACATCCTCGCCCTGCGCACCCAGGTGTTCGTCGTCGAGCAGAAGTGCCCCTACCTGGAGGTGGACGGCCTGGACCTGGTGGGCGACAGCTGCCACCTGATGGCACGCGACGGCGATGCGCTGGTGGCCTACCTGCGCCTGCTGGACCCGCAGCGCAACGAGGGCGAGGTGGTCATCGGCCGCGTGGTGATCGCCGAGGCGGCGCGCGGCACCGGGCTGGGTCACCAACTGATGGAGCGGGCCCTGGAGGATTGCCAGCGGCGCTGGCCGGGCCTGCCGGTTTACCTCTCGGCCCAGGCGCACCTGCAGAAGTACTACGGGCGCTACGGCTTCGTGCCGGTGACCGAGGTCTACCTGGAGGACGACATCCCCCATGTCGGCATGCGCAAGGCGGCGGTTTGA
- the yegQ gene encoding tRNA 5-hydroxyuridine modification protein YegQ produces MSSRQAPELLCPAGTLKAMRHAFAYGADAVYAGQPRYSLRVRNNEFDHATLAAGIAEAHAQGKRFYVVVNIAPHNAKLRTFLKDLAPVVAMAPDALIMSDPGLIMLVREHFPQMPVHLSVQANTVNWASVRFWQAQGLTRVILSRELSLEEIDEIRREVPEMELEVFVHGALCMAYSGRCLLSGYINHRDPNQGTCTNACRWQYKAGEAREDSLGDLVHRCTPQPTLGEGAPSERLFLLEDGSRPGEYMPAFEDEHGTYIMNSRDLRAVQHVGRLLEMGVHSLKIEGRTKSHFYVARTAQAYRQAIDDALAGRPFEPRLLERLDSLANRGYTEGFLRRHTHDHYQNYEHGSSRPSRQQFVGELTGARRGELAQVRVKNRFEVGDRLELMTPSGNLGFILHGLETEAGERRDVAPGDGHVLYIPLPADLDLEYALLLRDLPEAVSATAPSPAP; encoded by the coding sequence ATGTCCAGCCGCCAAGCCCCCGAACTGCTCTGCCCCGCCGGCACCCTCAAGGCCATGCGCCATGCCTTCGCCTACGGCGCCGATGCCGTGTACGCCGGGCAGCCGCGCTACAGCCTGCGGGTGCGCAACAACGAGTTCGACCACGCGACCCTGGCCGCGGGCATCGCCGAGGCCCACGCCCAGGGCAAGCGCTTCTACGTGGTGGTCAACATCGCGCCGCACAACGCCAAGCTCAGGACCTTCCTCAAGGACCTGGCCCCGGTGGTGGCGATGGCGCCGGACGCGCTGATCATGTCCGACCCGGGGCTGATCATGCTGGTGCGCGAGCACTTCCCGCAGATGCCGGTGCATCTCTCGGTGCAGGCCAACACGGTGAACTGGGCGAGCGTGAGGTTCTGGCAGGCCCAGGGGCTGACCCGGGTGATCCTGTCCCGCGAGCTGTCGTTGGAGGAGATCGACGAGATCCGCCGCGAGGTGCCGGAGATGGAGCTGGAGGTGTTCGTCCACGGTGCGCTGTGCATGGCCTACTCCGGCCGCTGCCTGCTGTCCGGCTACATCAACCACCGCGACCCCAACCAGGGCACCTGCACCAATGCCTGCCGCTGGCAGTACAAGGCCGGCGAGGCCCGCGAGGACTCGCTCGGCGACCTGGTGCACCGCTGCACGCCGCAGCCGACCCTGGGCGAGGGCGCACCCAGCGAACGCCTGTTCCTGCTGGAGGACGGCAGCCGCCCGGGCGAATACATGCCCGCCTTCGAGGACGAGCATGGCACCTACATCATGAATTCCAGGGACCTGCGCGCCGTGCAGCACGTGGGCCGCCTGCTGGAGATGGGCGTGCACTCGCTGAAGATCGAGGGCCGCACCAAGTCGCACTTCTACGTGGCGCGCACCGCCCAGGCCTACCGCCAGGCCATCGACGACGCCCTCGCCGGTCGTCCCTTCGAGCCGCGCCTGCTGGAGCGCCTGGACTCCCTGGCCAACCGCGGCTACACCGAGGGCTTTTTGCGGCGCCACACCCACGACCACTACCAGAACTACGAGCACGGCAGCTCGCGGCCCTCGCGCCAGCAGTTCGTCGGCGAGCTGACCGGCGCGCGCCGGGGCGAGCTGGCGCAAGTGCGGGTGAAGAACCGCTTCGAGGTGGGTGATCGCCTGGAACTGATGACCCCGTCGGGCAACCTGGGCTTCATCCTCCATGGCCTGGAGACCGAGGCCGGCGAGCGCCGGGATGTCGCGCCCGGCGACGGCCACGTGCTCTACATCCCGCTGCCCGCCGACCTCGACCTGGAGTACGCCCTGCTGCTGCGCGACCTGCCGGAGGCGGTCAGCGCCACAGCGCCGTCGCCTGCTCCTTGA
- a CDS encoding SMI1/KNR4 family protein, with protein sequence MEEVIEQLRELNEPVPVPLELPDDELLVEIEEQLLINLPFELREFLLKVSDVVYGRLEPVTATDPQSHTYLPEVASVAWDLGVPRDLVPICQDGRDYYVVDLEGEVLLWSGEEGDMTDESWDSVWHWARDVWLES encoded by the coding sequence GTGGAAGAAGTCATCGAACAGCTGCGCGAACTCAACGAACCCGTACCGGTCCCGCTGGAGCTGCCGGACGACGAGCTGCTGGTGGAGATCGAGGAGCAGTTGCTGATCAACCTGCCCTTCGAGCTGCGCGAGTTCCTGCTCAAGGTCAGCGATGTGGTCTACGGCCGCCTGGAGCCGGTGACCGCCACCGACCCGCAGTCCCACACCTACCTGCCGGAAGTGGCTTCGGTGGCCTGGGACCTGGGCGTGCCCCGCGACCTGGTACCGATCTGCCAGGACGGCCGCGACTACTACGTGGTCGACCTGGAAGGCGAAGTGCTGCTCTGGTCAGGCGAAGAGGGCGACATGACCGATGAGAGCTGGGACTCCGTCTGGCACTGGGCGCGCGACGTCTGGCTGGAGAGCTGA
- a CDS encoding Tim44 domain-containing protein, producing the protein MRRFLSIALALCVGLTLSLDANAKRMGGGKTFGSAPTHQTRQAQPNTPAATPTAPGRQPAAASGASRWLGPLAGLAAGGLLASMFMGDGFQGMQIFDFLIIALIAFVIFRFIAARKRQQQGQPAMAGAPFQREMPQQQAPIFGSTAAQAPVAQRAFNAPSWFNEERFIEAGREHFMSLQQHWDAAEMDKIAEFVTPQMLSFLKEERASLGDGFQSTYIDNLQVQLDGIDELADKTVATLTFNGVSKTSRFDQGEVFSESWRMERANGDNQPWLVAGIRQN; encoded by the coding sequence ATGCGCCGATTCCTCAGTATCGCCCTGGCCCTTTGCGTCGGCCTGACGCTCAGCCTGGATGCCAACGCCAAGCGTATGGGCGGTGGCAAGACCTTCGGCTCCGCGCCGACCCACCAGACCCGCCAGGCGCAGCCCAACACCCCTGCCGCCACCCCGACCGCACCCGGTCGCCAGCCCGCTGCCGCCAGCGGTGCCTCGCGCTGGCTCGGCCCGCTGGCCGGCCTCGCCGCCGGTGGCCTGCTCGCCTCCATGTTCATGGGCGACGGCTTCCAGGGCATGCAGATCTTCGACTTCCTGATCATCGCCCTGATCGCCTTCGTCATCTTCCGCTTCATCGCCGCCCGCAAGCGCCAGCAGCAGGGCCAGCCCGCCATGGCCGGGGCGCCGTTCCAGCGCGAGATGCCGCAGCAGCAGGCGCCGATCTTCGGCAGCACCGCCGCCCAGGCCCCGGTGGCACAGCGCGCGTTCAACGCTCCGAGCTGGTTCAACGAAGAGCGCTTCATCGAAGCCGGCCGTGAGCACTTCATGTCCCTGCAACAGCATTGGGACGCGGCCGAGATGGACAAGATCGCCGAGTTCGTCACCCCGCAGATGCTCAGCTTCCTGAAGGAAGAGCGCGCCAGCCTGGGCGACGGCTTCCAGTCCACCTACATCGACAACCTGCAGGTGCAGCTGGACGGCATCGACGAGCTGGCCGACAAGACCGTCGCCACCCTGACCTTCAACGGCGTGTCGAAGACCTCGCGCTTCGACCAGGGCGAAGTGTTCAGCGAAAGCTGGCGCATGGAGCGTGCCAACGGCGACAACCAGCCCTGGCTGGTGGCGGGCATCCGCCAGAACTGA